The following proteins are co-located in the Fusobacteria bacterium ZRK30 genome:
- a CDS encoding phosphoglycerate kinase — MAKKIVNELELNGKKVLMRVDFNVPMKDGKITNDNRIVAATDTIKYVLEQGGKVIAFSHLGRVKTEEDKAGKSMAPIAVRLSELLGKEVKFVAETRGTELEAAVAELKDGEIMMFENTRFEDIDGKKESKNDPELGKYWASLGDVFINDAFGTAHRAHASNVGIASNVEESAAGFLMEKEIKFIGGVVDAPQKPLVAILGGAKVSDKISVIKNLIPKADKIIIGGGMMFTFLKAKGLNIGSSLCEEDRLDLAKELMELAGDKLVLPVDTITSKEFSNDAGHQVVSVNEIPEGEMGLDIGPKSVELFKSALAGAKTVVWNGPMGVFEMSNFAKGTIGVCEAIANLDGAITIIGGGDSATAAIDLGFADKFTHISTGGGASLEYLEGKVLPGIDSIASHCGNCNCGK; from the coding sequence ATGGCAAAAAAAATAGTAAATGAATTAGAATTAAACGGTAAAAAAGTATTGATGAGAGTGGATTTTAACGTTCCTATGAAGGATGGGAAGATCACAAACGACAACAGAATAGTTGCTGCAACTGATACAATTAAATATGTATTAGAGCAAGGTGGAAAAGTTATAGCTTTCTCTCATTTAGGAAGAGTAAAAACAGAGGAAGATAAAGCTGGAAAATCAATGGCACCAATAGCTGTAAGATTATCTGAATTATTAGGTAAGGAAGTTAAGTTTGTTGCTGAAACTAGAGGAACAGAATTAGAAGCGGCAGTAGCAGAATTAAAAGATGGAGAGATCATGATGTTTGAAAATACTAGATTTGAAGATATCGATGGTAAGAAAGAATCTAAAAATGACCCTGAACTGGGGAAATACTGGGCTTCTTTAGGAGACGTTTTTATAAACGATGCATTCGGAACTGCTCATAGAGCGCATGCTTCAAATGTAGGAATTGCTTCGAACGTTGAAGAGTCTGCAGCGGGATTCTTAATGGAAAAAGAAATTAAATTCATTGGTGGAGTAGTGGATGCACCACAAAAGCCATTAGTAGCAATCTTAGGTGGAGCGAAAGTTTCTGATAAGATCTCTGTAATTAAAAACTTGATTCCAAAAGCTGATAAGATAATTATCGGTGGAGGAATGATGTTTACTTTCTTAAAAGCAAAAGGATTAAATATCGGGTCTTCATTATGTGAAGAAGATAGATTAGATCTTGCCAAGGAATTAATGGAATTAGCAGGAGATAAATTAGTATTACCTGTAGATACTATTACGTCAAAAGAATTCTCAAATGATGCAGGACACCAAGTTGTTTCTGTAAATGAAATTCCTGAAGGGGAGATGGGATTAGATATCGGACCTAAATCAGTGGAGTTATTTAAATCTGCATTAGCAGGAGCTAAAACTGTAGTATGGAATGGACCAATGGGTGTATTCGAAATGTCTAATTTTGCTAAAGGAACGATTGGAGTTTGTGAAGCTATCGCCAACTTAGACGGAGCTATCACTATTATCGGTGGAGGAGATTCTGCAACAGCAGCAATCGACTTAGGATTCGCTGACAAGTTTACACATATCTCTACTGGTGGAGGAGCTTCACTTGAGTATTTAGAAGGGAAAGTTTTACCAGGAATAGATTCTATAGCTAGTCACTGTGGTAACTGTAACTGCGGTAAATAA